A DNA window from Streptomyces sp. CA-278952 contains the following coding sequences:
- a CDS encoding phthiocerol/phthiodiolone dimycocerosyl transferase family protein: protein MTKRLLAPHEAAIAAAGVRVVLHSDIKGDVDETVLTQALDRLHECYPLLGGRIVTEADNGLMVRIDATTTGPELTRGTHFDEEISTPLAWDRTSLLRLRVLPGRGGSRVVMTLPRAFVDATCYLAVHARLWALYSALATGRPVPVERVEPVLAPALDDVLSARFTDNQLREFVAERARLDAQAAPALLPALAAVHNGPGPNLSFGITAVEAGSDHCERLAQRAKDASLTLNALVSGILLTSLRSVLPAPDGPVRMLCTTAVDMRRRLSPLLPAKVLQSAATTTSIRLDIDEHAHPVEVGHDLNALLRADLDSGAAAMELAAFPYMLDQHPPTLVITNVGSITGPDLPNGLEITNVRIAPLGHVPMLFAVVSRYQGRLAVDLTYSRAWYTDTQIQELADRVSDALVHVTR, encoded by the coding sequence ATGACGAAACGCCTGCTCGCGCCGCACGAAGCGGCCATCGCCGCAGCGGGGGTCCGGGTCGTACTGCACAGCGACATCAAGGGCGATGTGGACGAGACGGTCCTGACCCAGGCACTGGACCGGCTGCACGAGTGCTACCCCCTGCTCGGCGGAAGGATCGTCACCGAAGCCGACAACGGTCTGATGGTGCGGATCGACGCAACAACCACAGGACCTGAGCTCACCCGCGGCACCCACTTCGACGAGGAGATCAGCACCCCGCTGGCCTGGGACCGCACATCGCTGCTGAGGCTGAGGGTGCTGCCAGGACGCGGCGGGTCCCGGGTGGTGATGACGTTGCCGCGCGCCTTCGTCGACGCCACGTGCTACCTGGCAGTGCACGCACGCCTGTGGGCCCTCTACAGTGCACTGGCCACCGGGCGACCGGTGCCCGTGGAGCGCGTCGAGCCCGTGCTCGCCCCGGCGCTGGACGATGTCCTCAGCGCCCGCTTCACCGACAACCAGCTGCGCGAATTCGTCGCCGAACGCGCCCGGCTGGACGCCCAGGCCGCTCCCGCACTGCTGCCCGCCCTCGCCGCCGTCCACAACGGACCCGGCCCCAACCTGAGTTTCGGCATCACCGCCGTCGAAGCCGGTTCCGACCACTGCGAGCGGCTGGCCCAGCGCGCCAAGGACGCCTCGCTCACCCTCAACGCCCTGGTGTCGGGCATCCTGCTGACCAGCCTGCGCTCCGTCCTTCCCGCCCCGGACGGCCCGGTGCGGATGCTGTGCACGACCGCGGTGGACATGCGCCGCAGGCTCTCCCCGCTGCTGCCCGCCAAGGTCCTGCAGTCGGCGGCGACCACCACCTCCATCCGGCTGGACATCGACGAGCACGCCCACCCGGTCGAGGTCGGACACGATCTGAACGCCCTGCTCCGGGCCGACTTGGACAGTGGCGCCGCCGCGATGGAACTGGCCGCCTTCCCCTACATGCTCGACCAGCACCCACCCACCCTGGTCATCACCAACGTGGGAAGCATCACCGGACCGGACCTGCCGAACGGGCTCGAGATCACCAACGTGCGCATCGCCCCGCTCGGCCACGTACCGATGCTCTTCGCCGTCGTCAGCCGCTACCAGGGCCGCCTGGCAGTCGACCTGACGTACAGCAGAGCCTGGTACACCGACACCCAGATCCAGGAACTCGCCGATCGCGTATCTGACGCACTGGTGCACGTGACCCGGTAG